From Paenibacillus sp. V4I7, one genomic window encodes:
- a CDS encoding DoxX family protein encodes MIILTIVLHSWLLFSMAFFGGSKIAGAKHQVELFDSIKLPQWFRLITGYIQIVGCIGLIIGYWYPGIAAWTGILIGIMMLIAILSHFRVKHPFGKVMPAFLNILIAIAVVILYADELSHPFG; translated from the coding sequence ATGATTATACTAACCATCGTTCTTCATAGTTGGCTGCTTTTCTCCATGGCCTTCTTTGGCGGAAGCAAGATTGCAGGAGCCAAGCATCAGGTCGAGCTGTTCGATTCGATTAAACTTCCTCAGTGGTTCCGCCTCATTACAGGCTATATTCAAATTGTTGGATGCATAGGCCTCATTATCGGCTACTGGTATCCAGGGATTGCCGCATGGACTGGAATATTGATAGGCATTATGATGTTAATTGCGATCCTCTCGCATTTTAGAGTCAAACATCCGTTTGGGAAAGTGATGCCTGCCTTCCTGAATATCTTGATTGCTATTGCCGTAGTAATCTTATATGCAGATGAACTGTCCCATCCGTTTGGGTAA